Genomic DNA from Halorussus rarus:
CGCCCGGCAACGCGGCCCGCCGGGCTGTCGTGGCCGCATTCGACCCCGACGTGGAGACCCGGGAGGGCGCGGTCGAGGCGGTCCGAGCGGCGAGCGACCGGGGGCCGGTCGCCGTCCTCTCGAACTGCGCCGTCCCCCAGCTCGCCCGCCAGGCGCTGATTCGCTCCGACCTCGACCGCGACGCCCTCGACGCCGTGGTCACCAGCGCCGCCTGCGGGTGGCGCAAGCCCGACGCCCGGGCGTTCGAGACCTGCGCCGACCGACTCGGCGTCCCGGTCGCTGACCTCGTCCACGTCGGCGACGACTCCCGGACCGACGGCGGTATCGCGGACTGTGGCGGCGAGGCGGTCCTGCTCGACGACGTCCCGCTGACCGACGTCCCCGCGTGGCTGGAGGGTCGGCGGTGACGCCGGCGACGCCGCTCGCGGTCGGCGGTCTCCCGCAGGGAGCAGGACCCGCGGTCGCAATTGCAATCGCGCTCCTGCTGGACGCCGCGGTCGCCGAACCCCCGCGGGGACTCCACCCGGTCGCGCGGTTCGGATCGCTGGTCGCCCGCGCCGACCGGGAGTGGTCGCGGCCCCGCCTCGCGGGCGCGGTCGTCGCCGCGGCGCTCCCGCTGCTGGCGGCCGCGGCGGTGGCGCTCGCGGTGGCGCTCGCAGCCCACCTCCACCCGCTCGCCGGCGTCCTCGCGGCCGGACTGGTCGTCTTCGCGACGACCAGCCTCCGGATGCTGGTCTCGACGGCCGCCGGGGTGGTCGCCGCGACCGAGGCCGACCTGCCGACCGCCCGCGAGCGCCTGCGGGCGCTGGCCGGACGGGACGCCGCCGCGCTCTCGGCCGGCGAGGTCCGGAGCGCCGCGGTCGAGAGCGCGGCCGAGAACCTCGCCGACGGCGCCGTGGCCGCGCTGCTGGCGTTCGCGCTCCTCGCGCCCGTCTCGCTGTCGCTGGGCGCCGGCGCCGCCGCGTGGGCGAAGGCGGTCAACACCCTCGACTCGATGCTCGGGTACCCCGGCAAGCCCCACGGCACCGCGAGCGCCCGCCTCGACGACGCGGTGATGTGGATTCCCGCGCGTGTGAGCGCGGTACTGCTCGCGGTCGCCGCGCTCGCCCGCGGCGGGATTTCGGGTCGCTCCGGCCTGTCGGCCACCGGGTCGGCTGGCGAGTCGACCGCCTCGGGCGGGCGCAGCCCGGTCGCCTCGCTGTCGGCCGGCCGCCGGTGGGCCGACGCCCCGCCCTCCCCGAACTCCGGGTGGCCGATGGCCACGCTGGCGGCGGTCCTCGACGCGCGGTTGGAGAAGCCGGGCGTCTACGTCCTGAATCCCGAGGCCGGCCTGCCGTCGGTCGAGACCGCGCGCGCCGGCGTCCGGGTGGTCGCGGTCGCGGGCGCGCTGGCCTTCGCGGTCGCGGGCGCGCTGGCGCTGCTGGTCGGCGGAATCGCCGCGGATGTCGGTTCGGCGGTCGCACCGCTCTCGGTCCTCCCGGAGGTGGTCGCGTGGTACTGACCGCGACGAAGGGCGCGCTCGGGTTCCTGACCCGGCTCCCGACCGGCCGGAGCGAGGCGGCGTGGACCGCCTTCAGCGAGACGCCGGCGGCGTTCCCGCTGGCAGGGTGGGTCGCGGGCGCGCTGGCCGCGACGCCGCTGGTCGCGCCGGCCCTCGTCCCGATTCCGGGTCCGACCGCCGCGTTCGGCTACCTGCTCGCGCTCTACGCCGTCACGGGAATCAACCACGCCGACGGGGTGGCCGACCTCGGCGACGCAGCGGTCGTCCACGGCGACGCCGAGGACCGCCGGGCGGTGTTGAAGGACACGGAGGTCGGCGTCGGGGCCGTCCTGGCGCTCGGTCTCGTGCTCGTCGGCCTCGCGCTCGCCGCGCTGTCGCTGGCCGGCCTCCCGCCGTCTGCGCATCCCACCGCCGTCCTCGGCGTGCCGGCGGCCGTCGCTATCGTCGTCGCCGCCGAGGTCGGCGCCAAGACCGGCATGGCCGCGCTGGCCTGCCTCGGCGACCCCGCCTTCGAGGGCCTCGGCTCGGCGTTCACCGGGAACGACCCGGCCGCGCTGGTCGCCCCGGCGCTGGTCGCGGCCCCGGTCGCCCTCCTCGGCGCCCCCGCGGTCGCCGCGCTCGTCGGCGCCGTCGCCGCCGCGCTCGCACTGCTGTCGTGGAGCGAAGCCCGACTCGGCGGGGTCAACGGCGACGTCTTCGGCGCGACGAACGAACTCGCCCGCCTCGCGGGCCTCCACCTGGGGGTGGTCGCGTGGACGCTCTGGTGATGTGCGGCGGTCGAGGCACCCGCCTCGACGCGGAGCGCGAGAAGCCCCTGTTCGAGGTCGCCGGGCGACCCATGCTCGCCCGGGTCGCCGACGCGCTCGCCGAGAGCGAGGTCGGAACCGTCTATGCTGTCGTCTCTCCGAATGCACCTGAGACACGGAAATTCGCCACCGAACACGACTCGCTCTCGACCATCGAGTCGCCGGGAGACGGGTACGTGACGGACCTCCAGACCGCCCTCGACGCGGTCGAGACCCCGGTCCTCACGGTCGCGGCCGACCTGCCGCTGCTCGACGCCGACGCCGTGAACGCGGTCCTCGACGCGTACGCGACGCGCC
This window encodes:
- a CDS encoding HAD family hydrolase encodes the protein MAVSFDLFGTLVRADRPADPADAVAAELRERGVAVPDDWTDAYREVHVDAPAGAEVPLPAHVSAALASRGVSAPGNAARRAVVAAFDPDVETREGAVEAVRAASDRGPVAVLSNCAVPQLARQALIRSDLDRDALDAVVTSAACGWRKPDARAFETCADRLGVPVADLVHVGDDSRTDGGIADCGGEAVLLDDVPLTDVPAWLEGRR
- a CDS encoding CobD/CbiB family cobalamin biosynthesis protein, which codes for MAIALLLDAAVAEPPRGLHPVARFGSLVARADREWSRPRLAGAVVAAALPLLAAAAVALAVALAAHLHPLAGVLAAGLVVFATTSLRMLVSTAAGVVAATEADLPTARERLRALAGRDAAALSAGEVRSAAVESAAENLADGAVAALLAFALLAPVSLSLGAGAAAWAKAVNTLDSMLGYPGKPHGTASARLDDAVMWIPARVSAVLLAVAALARGGISGRSGLSATGSAGESTASGGRSPVASLSAGRRWADAPPSPNSGWPMATLAAVLDARLEKPGVYVLNPEAGLPSVETARAGVRVVAVAGALAFAVAGALALLVGGIAADVGSAVAPLSVLPEVVAWY
- the cobS gene encoding adenosylcobinamide-GDP ribazoletransferase, whose protein sequence is MVLTATKGALGFLTRLPTGRSEAAWTAFSETPAAFPLAGWVAGALAATPLVAPALVPIPGPTAAFGYLLALYAVTGINHADGVADLGDAAVVHGDAEDRRAVLKDTEVGVGAVLALGLVLVGLALAALSLAGLPPSAHPTAVLGVPAAVAIVVAAEVGAKTGMAALACLGDPAFEGLGSAFTGNDPAALVAPALVAAPVALLGAPAVAALVGAVAAALALLSWSEARLGGVNGDVFGATNELARLAGLHLGVVAWTLW
- a CDS encoding NTP transferase domain-containing protein, which produces MCGGRGTRLDAEREKPLFEVAGRPMLARVADALAESEVGTVYAVVSPNAPETRKFATEHDSLSTIESPGDGYVTDLQTALDAVETPVLTVAADLPLLDADAVNAVLDAYATRRDSDPVPSGPPSLTVCVPAALKRALGASADTIFEPSDGDGRELAPAGVNVVAETDTETMYETYDARLAVNVNRLSDADLAEGLL